A section of the Leeia speluncae genome encodes:
- a CDS encoding methyl-accepting chemotaxis protein → MQNSQSSLKLRSVLIGATVVSSLLLIILLVVSMASLRKMQVADAEEHRLTQGLSVNIADARFHIVQVQQFLTDASATGDKDGMTDAKEHYDALQVNLNNIASLDSSMSADAGRVTELSKVFFDVGNQMANAYIASGRDAGNAVMKKPQTGFDDRAAALTDEMDKLAKRVKDANLLMVTSNQQNIEQFSMLIIGLTVLTTLIVVVSGIFTYKKVFHTLGGEPADALAVAERIANGDLTHRITGEKGSLFEAFGKMQDQLKAMTGRIRDLSMELRANATNLSTASKSIQQSSHQQSDATATMSDSMQRIAENVEVLGTRTSDIGVEAINTQKSITNCEEMIHSTADTIRKIATEIGQASDAVHDLNKQTDQIASITHTIREISDQTNLLALNAAIESARAGEVGRGFAVVADEVRKLAERAGNATVEISAQIQAIRGSVDHAVSMMQSSVSASATSVQATIDASESISGIRENTHQITEHIQEIVSSLSDQQHAIKSMSSEIQTVAHLTLSNQASVDNSASAALQMQSHAEELAEAASAFRS, encoded by the coding sequence ATGCAGAATAGTCAGTCTTCTTTAAAACTCCGGTCTGTATTGATCGGCGCCACCGTGGTTTCTTCTCTTCTTCTGATTATTTTACTCGTGGTAAGCATGGCAAGCTTGCGCAAAATGCAAGTTGCAGATGCAGAAGAACACCGACTAACCCAAGGATTATCCGTCAATATTGCAGATGCACGTTTTCATATTGTTCAAGTACAGCAATTTCTGACCGATGCGAGTGCAACGGGTGATAAAGATGGCATGACAGATGCCAAAGAACATTATGATGCATTGCAAGTCAACCTTAACAATATTGCCTCATTAGATAGCTCGATGTCTGCAGATGCTGGCCGTGTCACTGAGTTATCCAAAGTGTTTTTTGATGTGGGTAATCAAATGGCAAATGCTTACATTGCCAGTGGCAGAGATGCTGGCAATGCAGTCATGAAAAAGCCGCAGACGGGTTTTGATGATAGAGCAGCAGCATTAACCGATGAAATGGATAAACTTGCTAAGCGTGTAAAAGACGCTAACCTACTGATGGTGACGTCTAACCAGCAAAACATCGAACAATTCAGTATGTTGATTATCGGTTTAACCGTGTTAACGACCTTAATCGTGGTCGTTAGTGGCATCTTCACCTATAAAAAAGTGTTTCATACTTTGGGTGGTGAGCCTGCCGATGCACTAGCAGTTGCTGAAAGAATTGCCAATGGTGATTTGACCCATCGCATTACCGGTGAAAAAGGTAGCTTATTTGAAGCATTTGGTAAGATGCAAGATCAGCTAAAAGCCATGACAGGCCGTATCCGAGATCTATCGATGGAGTTACGTGCCAATGCCACCAACCTATCCACCGCTTCAAAATCTATTCAACAAAGTTCTCATCAACAAAGCGATGCCACTGCAACTATGTCTGACAGTATGCAACGTATTGCAGAAAATGTTGAGGTATTGGGCACACGTACATCCGATATTGGGGTAGAAGCGATTAACACCCAAAAGAGCATTACCAATTGTGAAGAGATGATTCACTCTACTGCGGATACGATCCGTAAAATTGCGACTGAAATTGGGCAAGCTTCGGATGCGGTACATGATCTTAATAAACAGACAGATCAAATCGCGAGCATTACCCATACTATTCGTGAAATTTCTGATCAAACCAATTTGCTTGCATTAAATGCTGCGATTGAATCTGCGCGCGCTGGAGAGGTTGGACGTGGATTTGCGGTGGTTGCAGATGAAGTGCGTAAGTTAGCAGAGCGTGCAGGGAATGCGACTGTCGAAATTTCTGCTCAAATTCAAGCAATTAGAGGTAGTGTAGATCACGCGGTAAGCATGATGCAGAGCAGCGTGAGCGCTTCAGCAACTAGCGTACAAGCAACCATTGATGCGAGTGAATCGATTAGCGGCATTCGTGAAAATACACATCAAATTACCGAGCATATTCAAGAAATTGTTAGCTCGCTCTCTGATCAGCAACATGCCATTAAGAGCATGAGTAGTGAAATTCAAACCGTTGCCCATCTAACCCTATCTAATCAAGCATCAGTAGATAACTCGGCCAGTGCTGCATTGCAAATGCAAAGCCATGCAGAAGAATTGGCAGAAGCTGCATCTGCTTTTAGAAGCTAA
- the cysB gene encoding HTH-type transcriptional regulator CysB, translating to MKLQQLRYLVEVAKQGLNVSDAAEKLHTSQPGISKQVRLLEDELGVDVFIRHGKRVVGITKPGKAVLEISERILREAANLKRVGDEFSSQSAGSLTVATTHTQARYALPKVIQPFLKQYPNVSLSIKQGSPTQICEMVLSGEADLAIATEGIDQFRELVMLPCYQWNRSVIVPDGHRLLDFSEVTLQDIGKYPLVTYDFAFSGRSKMQRTFESAGIEPNVVLTAIDADVIKTYVSLGLGVGIVATMAFEPAKDIGLKAIDASHLFEPSTTRIGFRKDTYLRGFAYDFIQLFAPHLTREAIESQITRAEE from the coding sequence ATGAAGCTACAACAATTACGCTACTTAGTAGAGGTTGCCAAACAAGGGCTGAATGTATCCGACGCGGCTGAGAAGTTGCACACTTCTCAGCCTGGTATTAGTAAACAAGTTCGTTTGCTTGAAGACGAATTAGGTGTGGATGTGTTTATTCGTCATGGAAAGCGCGTAGTTGGTATTACGAAACCAGGTAAGGCCGTTTTAGAAATATCTGAGCGAATCTTACGGGAAGCGGCAAATTTAAAACGGGTAGGGGATGAATTCTCTAGCCAAAGCGCTGGTAGCTTAACTGTTGCCACTACCCATACCCAAGCACGTTACGCACTACCCAAAGTCATCCAGCCATTCTTGAAACAATATCCAAATGTAAGTTTGTCGATTAAGCAGGGTAGCCCAACACAAATTTGCGAGATGGTACTTAGTGGTGAAGCAGATTTAGCCATCGCAACAGAAGGGATTGACCAGTTTAGAGAGCTAGTCATGTTGCCTTGCTATCAATGGAACAGAAGTGTGATTGTGCCAGACGGCCACCGACTGTTAGATTTTTCTGAAGTAACACTACAAGATATTGGTAAATATCCACTCGTGACCTATGACTTTGCTTTCTCTGGCCGCAGCAAAATGCAAAGAACATTTGAGTCAGCCGGAATTGAGCCTAACGTCGTATTAACTGCAATTGATGCAGACGTGATTAAAACCTATGTCAGCTTAGGTTTGGGGGTGGGCATTGTCGCTACCATGGCGTTTGAACCGGCAAAAGACATTGGGCTAAAAGCAATTGATGCCAGCCATTTATTCGAGCCATCTACAACGCGTATCGGCTTTAGAAAAGACACGTACCTCCGTGGCTTTGCATATGATTTCATCCAACTATTTGCGCCACACTTAACGAGAGAAGCCATTGAAAGCCAGATTACTCGTGCAGAAGAGTAA
- the cysT gene encoding sulfate ABC transporter permease subunit CysT has product MSTSQRVLPGFRLSLGYSVLYLSLIVLIPLSAIFFKTSLMKWDDFWSLVLSPRALASYKVTFGSSLIAALINCFFGLIVAWALSRYQFLGKRFFDALVDLPFALPTAVAGITLSTLYSANGWVGQYLEPHGIKVAYTPLGIVVALTFIGLPFVVRTLQPVLEDLESEVEEAAACLGASRWQTFAKVIFPAILPALLTGFTLSFARAIGEYGSVIFIAGNMPMISEITPLLIVAKLEQYDYSGATALALVMLVISFALLFAINGLQWWTSRRGQR; this is encoded by the coding sequence ATGTCCACATCTCAACGCGTTTTACCCGGCTTTCGGCTCTCTTTAGGCTATAGCGTTCTGTATTTATCGTTAATTGTTCTGATCCCACTATCTGCCATTTTCTTTAAAACCAGCTTAATGAAGTGGGATGACTTTTGGTCGCTTGTTTTATCGCCGCGTGCCTTGGCTAGTTATAAAGTCACCTTTGGTTCATCACTCATTGCAGCACTAATTAATTGCTTCTTTGGATTAATTGTTGCTTGGGCGTTAAGCAGATATCAGTTTTTGGGAAAGCGATTTTTTGATGCCTTAGTCGATTTGCCATTTGCCTTACCCACCGCAGTTGCAGGGATTACGTTATCGACTTTGTATTCAGCAAACGGCTGGGTAGGCCAGTATTTAGAACCACATGGCATCAAGGTTGCGTACACCCCATTGGGTATTGTGGTTGCGCTTACCTTTATTGGTTTGCCATTTGTTGTCAGAACACTCCAACCCGTTTTAGAAGACTTGGAATCAGAAGTAGAAGAAGCGGCCGCCTGCTTAGGGGCTAGCCGTTGGCAGACATTTGCCAAGGTAATTTTCCCAGCCATCTTACCGGCATTACTCACGGGGTTCACCCTCTCTTTTGCAAGAGCTATTGGCGAATACGGCTCGGTGATATTTATCGCAGGCAACATGCCGATGATTTCAGAAATTACCCCTTTATTAATTGTCGCCAAGCTTGAACAGTACGATTACAGCGGTGCAACGGCACTAGCACTCGTTATGTTAGTGATCTCATTTGCCCTGTTATTTGCAATTAATGGATTGCAATGGTGGACCAGCCGTCGCGGACAGCGTTAA
- a CDS encoding bifunctional 3,4-dihydroxy-2-butanone-4-phosphate synthase/GTP cyclohydrolase II: MSANNQQFDAVEDAIEAIANGEFVVVVDDTERENEGDLIIAAEKITSEKMAFLVRYSSGVVCVALSGERIDQLKLPQMVQKNNESFTTAFTVSVDYLHGTTTGISASDRALTLNSLADETTTGDDFAKPGHIFPLRARDGGVLERPGHTEAALDLAKLAGLKSAGVLCEIVNEDGSMARRPDLFSFAKQHQLKIITIADLISHRVRTENHFQRIASAKLPTKHGLFQSSVFRSAQSQEEHIVLHMGELENAKNVLLRIHSECLTGDAFGSLKCDCGEQLEASLQQIASAGTGVLVYLRGQEGRGIGLANKIRAYQLQDRGLDTVEANQALGLPVDSRHYHAVSKILALMHIQSVRLMTNNPEKEASLRLSGVNISERVSLEVKANPFNLSYLQTKRNKLNHHLLLTNQDKERHQTQAAKTPVVS; encoded by the coding sequence ATGAGTGCGAATAATCAGCAATTTGATGCAGTAGAGGATGCCATTGAAGCCATTGCCAATGGTGAATTTGTGGTAGTGGTTGATGATACGGAAAGAGAAAATGAAGGAGATCTGATTATCGCGGCGGAGAAAATCACCTCCGAAAAGATGGCATTTTTGGTGCGTTACTCTAGTGGCGTAGTATGCGTCGCGTTATCAGGGGAAAGAATCGATCAGCTTAAGCTTCCCCAAATGGTGCAGAAAAATAATGAATCATTTACCACCGCATTCACCGTTAGTGTCGATTATTTGCATGGGACTACCACTGGTATTTCTGCTTCAGATAGAGCATTAACGCTTAATTCGCTTGCGGATGAGACGACGACAGGAGATGACTTTGCGAAACCCGGTCATATTTTTCCGCTAAGGGCGCGCGATGGCGGCGTGCTAGAGCGGCCTGGTCATACTGAAGCAGCGTTAGACTTGGCAAAACTAGCCGGCCTCAAGTCTGCGGGTGTGCTATGCGAAATAGTCAATGAAGATGGTTCTATGGCTAGACGACCGGATCTGTTTTCTTTTGCTAAGCAGCATCAATTAAAAATCATCACCATTGCCGATTTAATCTCCCACCGCGTACGTACAGAAAATCACTTTCAACGCATTGCCTCTGCGAAGTTACCAACCAAGCATGGGTTATTTCAGTCTAGTGTGTTTCGGTCCGCGCAATCGCAAGAGGAACATATTGTGTTGCATATGGGGGAACTAGAAAATGCAAAGAATGTGCTACTACGCATTCATTCTGAATGCTTAACTGGCGATGCGTTCGGTTCTTTGAAATGCGATTGCGGTGAGCAATTGGAAGCATCGCTTCAGCAAATTGCTAGCGCTGGTACTGGCGTGCTGGTTTATTTACGTGGGCAAGAAGGAAGAGGCATTGGCTTAGCGAATAAAATTCGCGCCTACCAGCTACAAGATAGAGGGTTAGATACCGTTGAGGCTAATCAGGCATTGGGTTTACCGGTAGATAGCCGACATTACCATGCCGTCTCCAAAATATTAGCGTTAATGCACATTCAATCTGTTCGTCTCATGACAAACAATCCTGAAAAAGAAGCCTCACTTCGCTTATCTGGCGTGAACATATCTGAACGTGTCTCACTAGAAGTGAAAGCGAATCCATTTAATTTGTCTTATCTACAGACCAAACGAAATAAGTTGAATCATCATCTGTTGCTGACTAATCAAGATAAAGAGCGACATCAGACCCAAGCAGCTAAAACTCCTGTGGTGTCATGA
- a CDS encoding sulfate/molybdate ABC transporter ATP-binding protein — translation MSIDIQHISKQFGSFVALDNINLSLPTGELTALLGPSGCGKTTLLRIIAGMESADKGQVLFSGNDATHLHTRDRNVGFVFQHYALFRHMTVFENVAFGLRVKPKSERPSESQIKKKVSQLLDLVQLGWLADRYPSQLSGGQRQRIALARALAVEPKVLLLDEPFGALDTKVRKELRRWLRHLHDEMHITSVFVTHDQEEALEVADKVVVLNKGKIEQIGTPDEVYSQPATPFVYQFLGNVNVFRSRVHGSWADIANHHEEGDSIAFIRPHDIEIQREASLGALQATVKFVHPIGPVVRVEIAHQSETIDVELSRERQTILNLRHGEQIWFKPRQVQVFDSVEDFVI, via the coding sequence ATGAGTATCGATATTCAACATATTTCTAAACAGTTTGGCAGCTTTGTAGCGCTAGACAATATTAATTTGAGTTTACCAACGGGCGAATTGACTGCGTTGCTAGGTCCATCTGGCTGCGGAAAAACGACACTATTACGAATTATCGCCGGAATGGAAAGTGCAGATAAAGGCCAAGTCCTGTTCTCTGGTAATGATGCTACCCACCTTCATACAAGAGATAGAAATGTGGGTTTTGTCTTTCAGCATTACGCCTTGTTCCGCCATATGACTGTATTTGAAAATGTGGCATTCGGTTTACGGGTAAAACCAAAGTCTGAAAGACCATCTGAATCTCAGATCAAGAAAAAAGTCAGCCAATTATTAGATTTGGTACAGCTAGGTTGGTTAGCAGATCGATATCCTTCGCAGTTATCTGGTGGTCAACGTCAACGCATCGCGCTAGCGCGAGCATTGGCAGTAGAACCGAAAGTGTTACTGCTAGACGAACCCTTTGGCGCATTAGATACCAAGGTGAGAAAAGAACTGCGCCGCTGGTTGCGCCATCTGCATGATGAAATGCACATTACGAGTGTCTTTGTGACGCATGATCAAGAAGAGGCGCTAGAAGTAGCCGATAAGGTGGTTGTCCTAAACAAAGGCAAGATAGAGCAAATAGGTACGCCGGACGAAGTTTATAGCCAACCTGCGACTCCCTTTGTTTACCAGTTTTTAGGGAACGTCAATGTGTTTCGCAGCCGTGTGCATGGTAGTTGGGCTGATATTGCCAATCACCATGAAGAGGGGGATTCAATTGCATTTATCCGCCCACACGACATTGAGATTCAAAGAGAGGCTAGCCTAGGCGCATTGCAAGCAACGGTTAAATTTGTTCATCCAATTGGCCCGGTTGTCCGAGTAGAAATTGCACATCAAAGTGAAACAATTGATGTGGAGTTATCTAGAGAGCGACAAACCATACTGAACCTGCGACATGGGGAACAAATTTGGTTTAAACCTAGGCAAGTGCAAGTGTTCGATAGTGTGGAAGACTTTGTGATTTAA
- the cysW gene encoding sulfate ABC transporter permease subunit CysW → MTTRKITQSTQEPAWVRYTLISIALLFLLAFLFLPLVYVFAQAFGKGIETYLTAIQEPDAWAAIKLTLLTAVIAVPLNLVFGVAASWAIARFEFRGKSLLISFIDLPFAVSPVICGLIYILMFGSHGWFGPWLQAHDIKIVFALPGIVLATVFVTFPFVARELIPLMQAQGKDEEEAAISLGASGFQTFLRVTLPNIKWGLLYGVILCNARAMGEFGAVSVVSGHIRGETNTMPLHIEILYNEYQQEAAFAVASLLAFLALITLLLKTVVEWRLKKQLANQEELPPDGIPTQQVASI, encoded by the coding sequence ATGACAACCCGAAAAATCACTCAGTCAACGCAAGAACCAGCATGGGTAAGGTATACCCTAATCAGCATTGCACTTTTATTTTTATTAGCCTTTTTATTCTTACCTTTAGTTTATGTTTTTGCACAAGCATTTGGAAAAGGGATTGAAACCTATTTAACGGCCATTCAAGAGCCAGATGCATGGGCAGCGATCAAGTTAACCCTGTTAACCGCCGTCATTGCCGTTCCCTTAAATTTAGTCTTTGGGGTTGCCGCCTCTTGGGCGATTGCTCGGTTTGAGTTTAGAGGGAAATCACTACTGATTTCATTCATTGATCTACCGTTTGCCGTCAGCCCGGTGATTTGTGGACTGATTTATATCTTGATGTTTGGTTCTCACGGTTGGTTTGGCCCTTGGTTACAAGCGCACGATATCAAGATCGTCTTTGCATTACCCGGGATTGTCTTAGCCACCGTTTTTGTCACATTCCCTTTTGTTGCACGTGAATTAATACCGCTCATGCAGGCACAAGGAAAAGATGAAGAAGAAGCCGCCATCTCTCTTGGTGCTAGTGGCTTTCAGACCTTCTTGCGGGTGACTTTGCCGAATATTAAATGGGGCCTTTTATATGGCGTCATTCTTTGTAACGCCCGAGCAATGGGGGAGTTTGGTGCAGTGTCGGTTGTGTCTGGCCATATTCGTGGAGAGACCAATACCATGCCATTACATATCGAAATTTTATATAACGAATACCAGCAGGAAGCAGCCTTTGCAGTTGCCTCCCTCCTGGCATTCCTCGCACTCATCACGCTGCTCTTAAAAACAGTTGTGGAGTGGCGACTTAAGAAACAACTAGCAAATCAAGAAGAATTGCCACCCGATGGCATCCCTACGCAACAAGTAGCGTCAATCTAA
- a CDS encoding acyl-CoA dehydrogenase family protein, giving the protein MTFLGEHSLATPAYQEKVDALIAFLDKTAIARDKKGGTAQVERDAIRQSGLLALWIPKQYGGIGASWAETLTVVRRLAAVDSSLAHVFAFQHLLLASTQLFGQPDQWEPWFEQTAKLNWFWGNALNPLDTRTISQPLADGFVFSGNKSFCSGATDSNRLLVSAIDQTTKKLIIAVLPTEREGINIFQDWDNIGQRQTDSGSIELQNVRVDAHEVLSNPGPLSTPYSALRPLIAQQILTNIYIGIAEGAYQAAKQYTSQSSRAWAASGVDHASQDPYTLGHFGDFWIGLESSRLLAEKAAHLLDDAWSVGDQLTPAHRGEVAIATATAKVASAQVGLDITSRLFDVTGARATTASLGLDRFWRNIRTHSLHDPVDYKRKELGHWALNNEYPSPTFYS; this is encoded by the coding sequence ATGACTTTCTTAGGCGAACATTCGCTTGCAACGCCGGCTTATCAAGAAAAAGTAGATGCGTTAATTGCTTTTCTGGATAAGACCGCGATTGCACGAGATAAAAAAGGGGGAACCGCGCAAGTCGAACGAGATGCGATTCGTCAAAGTGGCTTACTCGCGTTGTGGATTCCAAAGCAATATGGCGGTATTGGTGCCTCTTGGGCAGAAACGCTAACGGTTGTTAGAAGACTTGCCGCAGTAGATAGCTCGCTAGCGCATGTTTTTGCCTTTCAGCATCTATTACTCGCATCTACCCAATTGTTTGGCCAGCCAGACCAATGGGAGCCATGGTTTGAGCAAACAGCCAAACTCAATTGGTTTTGGGGAAATGCATTAAACCCGCTAGATACCCGGACAATTAGTCAGCCACTGGCAGACGGATTTGTTTTTAGTGGAAATAAAAGCTTTTGCTCTGGTGCAACCGATTCGAATAGATTACTTGTTTCGGCGATCGATCAGACAACAAAAAAGCTGATTATTGCGGTGTTACCGACTGAACGTGAAGGCATCAATATTTTTCAGGATTGGGATAACATCGGTCAGCGGCAAACAGATAGTGGTAGCATTGAGTTGCAAAATGTACGCGTTGACGCACATGAAGTGCTAAGCAACCCAGGTCCTTTATCTACCCCATATTCTGCGTTACGTCCTTTAATTGCTCAGCAAATTTTAACCAATATCTACATTGGTATTGCTGAAGGGGCATATCAAGCAGCCAAGCAATATACCTCGCAATCCTCACGTGCATGGGCTGCTTCAGGGGTAGATCACGCATCACAAGACCCGTATACCTTAGGTCATTTTGGCGATTTCTGGATTGGTTTAGAAAGTAGCCGTCTATTAGCAGAGAAGGCCGCTCATTTACTGGATGATGCTTGGTCGGTTGGAGATCAACTAACACCAGCTCATCGAGGTGAAGTGGCCATTGCGACTGCGACAGCAAAAGTAGCCTCTGCACAAGTTGGCCTCGATATTACTAGCCGATTATTTGACGTGACAGGCGCAAGAGCGACGACGGCATCGTTGGGATTAGATCGTTTTTGGCGAAATATTCGTACGCATTCTCTTCATGATCCTGTGGATTACAAACGTAAAGAGTTGGGTCACTGGGCGTTAAACAATGAATATCCCAGCCCTACTTTTTACTCTTGA
- the ssuD gene encoding FMNH2-dependent alkanesulfonate monooxygenase codes for MNVFWFLPTHGDSRYLGTSKGARSVDLSYLKQVAQAADELGYYGVLIPTGRSCEDAWIVASAVAPFTKQLKFLVAVRPGIISPTVSARMAGTLDRLTDGRLLINVVTGGDPDEQHGDGIYLDHTERYEVSDEFLKIWRGVLSGESVTFKGKHLQVENAKTLYPPVQQPYPPLYFGGSSEAAHDLAAEQIDVYLTWGEPPQQVAEKIADVRARAAKLGRTVKFGIRLHVIVRETNEEAWAAAEKLISHVSDETIASAQKSFARFDSVGQQRMAALHGGKRDQLEVSPNLWAGVGLVRGGAGTALVGDPETVAERIKEYSALGIDNFVLSGYPHLEESYRFAELVFPLLPLSHAKPSRKQEGNLTGPFGEVIANDIVPTNIQDAKERSAS; via the coding sequence ATGAATGTATTTTGGTTTTTGCCTACACATGGTGATAGTCGATATCTAGGAACAAGCAAGGGCGCGCGATCTGTGGACTTGTCTTATCTAAAGCAAGTAGCACAAGCGGCAGATGAGTTAGGTTATTACGGTGTATTAATTCCTACCGGCAGAAGTTGTGAAGATGCTTGGATTGTGGCATCCGCTGTTGCGCCATTCACCAAACAATTGAAATTTCTGGTGGCTGTTCGCCCTGGCATTATTTCGCCAACGGTATCTGCGCGCATGGCCGGTACTTTAGATCGATTAACAGATGGCCGCTTACTGATTAATGTTGTTACAGGTGGAGACCCAGATGAGCAACATGGGGATGGTATATATCTTGATCATACAGAAAGATATGAAGTCTCTGATGAATTTCTAAAAATTTGGCGTGGCGTGCTGTCTGGTGAGTCAGTCACTTTTAAAGGTAAGCATCTTCAAGTTGAAAATGCAAAAACCTTATATCCACCAGTACAACAACCGTACCCTCCCCTCTATTTTGGGGGCTCTAGTGAGGCAGCACATGATTTAGCGGCAGAACAAATTGATGTCTATTTAACTTGGGGGGAACCACCTCAGCAAGTGGCAGAAAAAATAGCGGATGTGCGTGCGCGTGCGGCAAAACTAGGTAGAACGGTTAAGTTTGGTATTCGCCTGCATGTCATTGTAAGGGAAACAAATGAAGAGGCATGGGCAGCTGCGGAAAAGCTCATCTCTCATGTATCTGATGAAACAATTGCATCCGCACAAAAATCTTTTGCTAGGTTTGACTCTGTGGGCCAACAGAGAATGGCTGCGTTGCATGGTGGAAAGCGCGATCAGTTAGAAGTATCTCCAAACTTATGGGCTGGGGTCGGCTTGGTGCGTGGGGGCGCAGGGACTGCATTAGTTGGGGACCCTGAAACCGTAGCTGAGCGTATTAAAGAATACTCGGCGCTGGGAATCGATAATTTTGTTTTATCTGGATACCCGCATTTAGAAGAATCCTATCGTTTTGCTGAACTAGTATTTCCATTGCTTCCGCTATCTCATGCAAAACCAAGCCGGAAACAAGAAGGTAACCTCACCGGTCCATTTGGTGAAGTAATTGCAAATGATATCGTTCCGACCAATATACAAGATGCCAAAGAAAGGAGTGCTTCATGA
- a CDS encoding sulfate ABC transporter substrate-binding protein, which translates to MFKKSLISLALLAASSAAIADVSLLNVSYDPTRELYQDVNKAFAEKWKKETGETVTIKASHGGSGKQARSVIDGLEADVVTLALAQDINEISEKGGLLPANWQARLPNNSTPYYSTIVFLVKKGNPKGIKDWGDLIKPGVQVITPNPKTSGGARWNYLAAWGWALQKNKGDQNKAKAYVAELFKHVPVLDSGARGATTTFVEKGVGDVLIAWENEALLSLKELEPGKFEIVAPSESILAEPPVAVVDKNVAKHNTKKQAEAYLKFLYTPQGQEIIAQNYYRPRDTAVSAKYAKQFPKVNLFTLSEFFGDWPKANKAHFADGGTFDQIYLPR; encoded by the coding sequence ATGTTTAAAAAATCTTTAATTTCTCTGGCACTACTAGCGGCAAGTTCAGCAGCCATTGCAGACGTTTCCTTGCTAAACGTTTCATATGATCCAACTCGTGAGCTGTACCAAGATGTCAACAAAGCGTTTGCTGAAAAGTGGAAAAAAGAAACCGGTGAAACAGTCACGATCAAGGCTTCACATGGTGGTTCTGGCAAACAAGCACGTTCGGTAATTGATGGTCTAGAAGCAGATGTCGTGACACTAGCACTAGCGCAAGACATTAATGAAATTTCGGAAAAGGGTGGTTTATTGCCTGCTAATTGGCAAGCACGCTTACCAAACAACAGCACACCGTATTACTCAACTATCGTGTTTTTAGTCAAAAAAGGGAATCCAAAAGGAATTAAAGATTGGGGTGATCTAATCAAGCCTGGTGTACAAGTCATTACACCAAACCCGAAAACATCTGGTGGTGCACGTTGGAATTACCTAGCCGCATGGGGATGGGCTTTGCAAAAGAATAAAGGCGACCAAAATAAAGCCAAAGCATATGTCGCAGAGTTATTTAAGCACGTACCAGTATTAGATTCTGGTGCACGTGGCGCTACCACGACATTCGTTGAAAAAGGGGTGGGGGATGTGTTGATTGCTTGGGAAAACGAAGCCTTACTTTCTTTGAAAGAACTTGAGCCAGGTAAATTTGAAATTGTAGCGCCTAGCGAAAGTATCTTGGCCGAGCCGCCAGTCGCCGTTGTAGATAAAAACGTGGCAAAGCACAACACCAAAAAGCAAGCAGAAGCCTATTTAAAATTCTTGTACACACCACAAGGCCAAGAAATCATTGCTCAAAACTACTACCGTCCACGTGATACAGCGGTTTCAGCCAAGTACGCCAAGCAGTTTCCAAAAGTAAATCTATTTACGTTGAGTGAATTCTTCGGAGATTGGCCAAAAGCCAATAAAGCCCACTTCGCAGATGGTGGCACTTTCGATCAGATTTACCTGCCTCGTTAA
- a CDS encoding alpha/beta hydrolase, with protein sequence MQRQETQTILVSGPVGQIEVFCDFPLAASQGIVLIAHPQPLMGGSAAHKIPHLLAKLFQQLGYSVFRPNFRGVGHTAGTHDHGEGETDDLEIVTDWLLSQYPNQALILVGFSFGAYVQTKLAERLAQRNIPLTGLFLLGTPSGTVESKRVYHTPLVSKEAVVIHGETDEIAPLTNLLDWIRPQGIPVILIPGANHFFSGKLIELQNVIKQKMRLISLT encoded by the coding sequence TTGCAACGTCAAGAAACACAAACCATCCTTGTCTCTGGCCCTGTTGGCCAAATTGAAGTTTTCTGTGATTTTCCCTTAGCTGCAAGTCAAGGCATTGTCCTCATTGCGCACCCCCAACCGTTAATGGGGGGAAGTGCTGCACATAAAATCCCCCATTTATTAGCAAAGTTATTTCAGCAACTTGGCTATTCTGTTTTTCGACCTAATTTTCGTGGGGTTGGACATACTGCTGGCACGCATGATCACGGTGAAGGTGAAACAGATGATCTGGAAATTGTGACCGATTGGCTATTGTCTCAATACCCTAATCAAGCACTTATTTTAGTTGGTTTTTCTTTTGGTGCTTATGTACAAACCAAATTGGCAGAAAGACTCGCACAACGAAATATTCCGCTGACAGGACTATTTTTGCTCGGCACCCCTTCTGGCACGGTAGAAAGCAAACGGGTGTATCACACGCCATTGGTGAGTAAAGAAGCGGTTGTTATTCATGGAGAAACTGACGAGATTGCGCCGCTAACTAACCTGTTAGATTGGATTAGGCCACAGGGAATTCCGGTGATTCTTATTCCAGGCGCCAATCATTTCTTTAGTGGAAAGTTAATCGAACTACAAAATGTGATTAAGCAAAAAATGCGTTTAATATCACTCACTTAA